A stretch of the Nicotiana tabacum cultivar K326 chromosome 6, ASM71507v2, whole genome shotgun sequence genome encodes the following:
- the LOC142181784 gene encoding uncharacterized protein LOC142181784: protein MEQRQFEEEEDIESTAGNFHQVAKEAGLSPKSRLRKESKTYSTGYKGSPFTWWNGRPNAACVFKRLDRILVNTKQDTFMDVVKYKWNADFIRDPFLMFKHKLKRVKTALSKWSREIFGDILKKFAIPEDIVKVKEMLFEEEPTIENRIILQRAQTELKKYLSLEEQYWKQKTGMTWFAEGDRDTIFFHNHVNGKRKKLQLRRIHNEVGIWLEDQQQMANSAAQYYLNQFTNQGDPTDFSMLDKVPPLVSTEQNMELCRYPTLEEGKAAVFELSADSSSGPDGFTGMFYQKCWELICYDTHNMVLQFYGGSLLPKFITHTNLVLLPKMSNPESFTDLRPISLSNYINKILSRGVKQGDPLSPALFILSAEVLSRLLNKLFDDKSFIGFGMPKWIDPVNHLEYADNTIIFASAHQPSLNKIMTMLKCYEQISGQQNNAANRSYYLHANTSNLLIQSVGGTTGFTITGTTKF from the exons ATGGAGCAACGGCAATTTGAAGAGGAAGAGGACATTGAATCGACTGCTGGGAACTTCCACCAAGTAGCAAAAGAAGCAGGCTTGTCTCCAAAATCTAGATTAAGAAAAG AAAGCAAGACATATTCAACG GGATACAAGGGCAGTCCATTCACATGGTGGAATGGAAGACCGAATGCAGCATGTGTTTTCAAAAGATTGGACAGGATCTTAGTGAAT ACAAAGCAAGATACTTTCATGGATGTAGTAAAATATAAGTGGAATGCTGACTTCATTAGAGATCCTTTTTTAATGTTCAAGCACAAACTGAAGAGAGTTAAGACTGCACTATCGAAATGGAGTAGAGAAATTTTTGGGGATATACTCAAAAAATTTGCAATTCCAGAGGATATTGTAAAGGTCAAGGAGATGTTATTTGAGGAGGAGCCAACAATAGAGAATAGAATAATCCTACAGAGAGCTCaaacagaattgaagaaataccTAAGTTTAGAAGAGCAATACTGGAAACAAAAAACTGGAATGACATGGTTTGCCGAGGGTGATAGAGACACTATTTTCTTCCACAATCATGTCAATGGTAAGAGGAAGAAGCTACAATTAAGAAGGATACATAATGAAGTTGGGATTTGGTTAGAAGATCAACAACAAATGGCTAACTCAGCTGCTCAATACTACCTGAACCAGTTCACCAATCAAGGGGATCCCACAGATTTCTCAATGCTCGATAAGGTCCCTCCTTTGGTGTCTACGGAGCAGAACATGGAACTTTGTAGATATCCAACATTGGAAGAAGGGAAGGCAGCTGTATTTGAACTAAGTGCAGATAGTTCAAGTGGTCCGGATGGATTTACTGGCATGTTTTATCAAAAGTGCTGGGAATTAATTTGTTATGACACACATAATATGGTGTTACAATTCTATGGGGGATCATTACTGCCAAAGTTCATTACTCACACTAACCTGGTTCTTCTGCCAAAAATGTCTAATCCAGAGTCATTTACAGATCTTAGACCAATTAGCTTGAGCAATTACATCAACAAGATCCTATCCAG AGGAGTGAAGCAAGGAGACCCTCTATCTCCTGCACTTTTTATTCTGTCAGCTGAGGTTTTATCGAGATTATTGAACAAATTGTTTGACGATAAATCTTTTATTGGATTTGGTATGCCCAAATGGATTGATCCAGTAAACCATTTGGAATATGCGGATAATACTATAATATTTGCATCAGCTCATCAACCTTCTTTGAACAAGATCATGACTATGTTAAAATGTTATGAACAAATCTCTGGTCAGCAAAACAACGCAGCCAATAGGTCCTACTACTTGCATGCCAATACCTCAAATTTGCTTATCCAATCAGTGGGTGGCACTACAGGTTTTACAATAACTGGAACCACAAAATTCTGA